A part of Sugiyamaella lignohabitans strain CBS 10342 chromosome D, complete sequence genomic DNA contains:
- the ENT3 gene encoding Ent3p (Protein containing an N-terminal epsin-like domain; involved in clathrin recruitment and traffic between the Golgi and endosomes; associates with the clathrin adaptor Gga2p; GO_component: GO:0005794 - Golgi apparatus [Evidence IEA,IEA]; GO_component: GO:0030479 - actin cortical patch [Evidence TAS] [PMID 10652251]; GO_component: GO:0030125 - clathrin vesicle coat [Evidence IDA] [PMID 12483220]; GO_component: GO:0030665 - clathrin-coated vesicle membrane [Evidence IEA]; GO_component: GO:0005737 - cytoplasm [Evidence IEA,IEA]; GO_component: GO:0031410 - cytoplasmic vesicle [Evidence IEA]; GO_component: GO:0005768 - endosome [Evidence IDA] [PMID 12967568]; GO_component: GO:0016020 - membrane [Evidence IEA]; GO_function: GO:0030276 - clathrin binding [Evidence IDA] [PMID 12967568]; GO_function: GO:0008289 - lipid binding [Evidence IEA]; GO_function: GO:0080025 - phosphatidylinositol-3,5-bisphosphate binding [Evidence IDA] [PMID 14630930]; GO_function: GO:0032266 - phosphatidylinositol-3-phosphate binding [Evidence IDA] [PMID 14630930]; GO_function: GO:0005515 - protein binding [Evidence IPI] [PMID 12483220]; GO_process: GO:0006895 - Golgi to endosome transport [Evidence IMP] [PMID 12483220]; GO_process: GO:0000147 - actin cortical patch assembly [Evidence ISS] [PMID 10449404]; GO_process: GO:0030036 - actin cytoskeleton organization [Evidence IMP] [PMID 12967568]; GO_process: GO:0007015 - actin filament organization [Evidence ISS] [PMID 10449404]; GO_process: GO:0034498 - early endosome to Golgi transport [Evidence IGI] [PMID 20658963]; GO_process: GO:0032511 - late endosome to vacuole transport via multivesicular body sorting pathway [Evidence IMP] [PMID 15107463]; GO_process: GO:0071985 - multivesicular body sorting pathway [Evidence IMP] [PMID 12967568]; GO_process: GO:0015031 - protein transport [Evidence IEA]; GO_process: GO:0006810 - transport [Evidence IEA]) has product MPMIYKRFTDKSAEEWRQIYKALQLLEFLVKNGSERVVDYARSHSAVIDMLKHFHFIDQNGKDQGINIRNRAKELTALLNDVERIRTERKKARSNKAKYSGIGNDIEGDEDFGGFGGTGKKYGGFGSDSMEFGGGYNANKVYGDGGGFNGSNYDGPGYSRGAGAGDDDEFEEYEVGGGYNDDSSGSAGSTSGSRNKGKTAASSSSRTKTTSSSSAAAPAPVADFISFDDDVAPPAATGASSSAAAEDDDDFDDFQSATPVAGASSNTKTTGGGSSTKADLLDLFSQPSTASSFQSQPLQQQQQFSSFTSSPGLPTQLSSTPSVVSPSAFSTTSTIGSNSTGFPGFSSTPSTPSIGAGSGLGNSSTGKPAAKKANDAFGDLWSSASKTKKSSAKTEPTSLAALAHENAQKSMWGGAPASSSSPSQPQPQSQQPSSSSGQIDDLLSF; this is encoded by the coding sequence ATGCCGATGATTTATAAGAGATTCACGGACAAGTCAGCTGAGGAGTGGAGACAGATATACAAGGCTTTGCAACTGCTTGAATTTTTGGTGAAGAACGGTTCAGAGAGGGTGGTGGACTACGCACGATCGCACTCGGCAGTTATTGATATGCTCAAGCATTTCCATTTTATTGACCAGAATGGCAAGGACCAGGGAATCAACATTCGAAACCGAGCTAAGGAGTTGACGGCTTTGCTAAACGATGTTGAAAGAATCCGTACTGAGAGAAAAAAGGCTCGTTCTAACAAGGCCAAGTACTCTGGTATTGGCAACGATATTGAGGGAGACGAGGATTTTGGCGGTTTTGGTGGTACAGGCAAAAAGTATGGTGGTTTTGGTAGCGACAGCATGGAGTTTGGTGGTGGATATAATGCCAATAAGGTTTATGGCGACGGTGGTGGGTTCAATGGTAGCAACTACGATGGACCCGGTTACTCTCgtggagcaggagctggtgatgatgacgagttTGAGGAGTATGAAGTGGGTGGTGGATATAACGATGATAGCAGTGGAAGTGCTGGCAGTACTAGTGGATCCCGTAATAAGGGCaagacagcagcatcgaGTTCGTCGAGAACCAAGACGACAAGTTCTTCGtctgcagcagctccagctccagtagCTGATTTCATCTCTTTTGATGACGATGTTGCCcctcctgctgctactggcGCCTCTagttcagcagcagctgaggatgacgacgattttGACGATTTCCAAAGCGCTACTCCTGTTGCCGGTGCCAGTTCTAACACTAAGACCACTGGCGGCGGCTCGTCAACTAAAGCCGATTTATTAGATCTCTTTTCACAACCCTCAACCGCATCATCATTCCAATCACAACCTctacaacaacagcaacaattTTCAAGCTTCACCTCGTCTCCAGGTCTGCCAACTCAATTATCCAGTACACCATCAGTTGTATCTCCTAGTGCCTTTTCCACTACATCGACAAttggcagcaacagcacTGGCTTTCCCGGCTTTTCATCCACACCCTCGACTCCTTCTATCGGTGCTGGTTCGGGTCTAGGCAACAGTAGTACTGGCAAACCAGCTGCTAAAAAGGCCAACGACGCATTTGGCGACCTGTGGTCAAGTGCCAGCAAGACAAAGAAGTCGTCAGCCAAGACCGAGCCAACCAGTCTCGCTGCCTTGGCCCACGAGAACGCCCAAAAAAGCATGTGGGGAGGTGCTCCTgcctcgtcttcgtctCCCAGCCAGCCTCAGCCCCAGTCCCAGCAAcccagctccagctccgGCCAGATCGACGACCTCCTCTCCTTCTAA
- the CPR1 gene encoding peptidylprolyl isomerase CPR1 (Cytoplasmic peptidyl-prolyl cis-trans isomerase (cyclophilin); catalyzes the cis-trans isomerization of peptide bonds N-terminal to proline residues; binds the drug cyclosporin A; N-terminally propionylated in vivo; protein abundance increases in response to DNA replication stress; GO_component: GO:0034967 - Set3 complex [Evidence IDA] [PMID 11711434]; GO_component: GO:0005737 - cytoplasm [Evidence IEA,IEA]; GO_component: GO:0000118 - histone deacetylase complex [Evidence IPI] [PMID 15643056]; GO_component: GO:0005758 - mitochondrial intermembrane space [Evidence IEA]; GO_component: GO:0005758 - mitochondrial intermembrane space [Evidence IDA] [PMID 22984289]; GO_component: GO:0005739 - mitochondrion [Evidence IEA]; GO_component: GO:0005739 - mitochondrion [Evidence IDA] [PMID 16823961]; GO_component: GO:0005634 - nucleus [Evidence IEA,IEA]; GO_component: GO:0005634 - nucleus [Evidence IDA] [PMID 15643056]; GO_function: GO:0016018 - cyclosporin A binding [Evidence IMP] [PMID 7515500]; GO_function: GO:0016853 - isomerase activity [Evidence IEA]; GO_function: GO:0003729 - mRNA binding [Evidence IDA] [PMID 23222640]; GO_function: GO:0042277 - peptide binding [Evidence IEA]; GO_function: GO:0003755 - peptidyl-prolyl cis-trans isomerase activity [Evidence IEA,IEA,IEA]; GO_function: GO:0003755 - peptidyl-prolyl cis-trans isomerase activity [Evidence IDA] [PMID 2687115]; GO_process: GO:0030437 - ascospore formation [Evidence IMP] [PMID 15643056]; GO_process: GO:0044267 - cellular protein metabolic process [Evidence IMP] [PMID 11641409]; GO_process: GO:0044267 - cellular protein metabolic process [Evidence IMP] [PMID 12242280]; GO_process: GO:0016575 - histone deacetylation [Evidence IDA] [PMID 11711434]; GO_process: GO:0045836 - positive regulation of meiosis [Evidence IGI,IMP] [PMID 15643056]; GO_process: GO:0006457 - protein folding [Evidence IEA,IEA]; GO_process: GO:0000413 - protein peptidyl-prolyl isomerization [Evidence IEA,IEA,IEA]; GO_process: GO:0015031 - protein transport [Evidence IEA]; GO_process: GO:0006810 - transport [Evidence IEA]): MLTVAQIVPKTAKNFRELATGSEGFGYAKSGFHRVIPEFMLQGGDFTNHNGTGGKSIYGAKFADENFQAKHTRPGLLSMANAGPNTNGSQFFITTVPCPWLDGKHVVFGEVVEGYDVVKKIETFGSSSGATRAKLVIDASGTV; the protein is encoded by the coding sequence ATGCTAACAGTGGCCCAGATTGTCCCCAAGACCGCCAAGAACTTCCGTGAGCTCGCCACCGGTTCTGAGGGATTCGGATACGCCAAGTCCGGTTTCCACAGAGTTATCCCCGAGTTCATGCTCCAAGGTGGTGACTTCACCAACCACAACGGTACTGGTGGTAAGTCGATCTACGGTGCCAAGTTCGCTGATGAGAACTTCCAAGCCAAGCACACCCGTCCTGGTCTTTTGTCCATGGCCAATGCCGGTCCCAACACCAACGGTTCTCaattcttcatcaccaccGTTCCTTGTCCTTGGTTGGATGGCAAGCACGTTGTCTTCGGTGAGGTTGTCGAGGGTTACGATGTCGTTAAGAAGATCGAGACCTTCGGTTCTTCTTCCGGTGCCACCCGTGCCAAGCTCGTCATTGACGCTTCCGGTACTGTCTAA
- the VPS70 gene encoding Vps70p (hypothetical protein involved in vacuolar protein sorting; GO_component: GO:0005575 - cellular_component [Evidence ND]; GO_component: GO:0016021 - integral component of membrane [Evidence IEA]; GO_component: GO:0016020 - membrane [Evidence IEA,IEA]; GO_function: GO:0004177 - aminopeptidase activity [Evidence IEA]; GO_function: GO:0016787 - hydrolase activity [Evidence IEA]; GO_function: GO:0046872 - metal ion binding [Evidence IEA]; GO_function: GO:0008237 - metallopeptidase activity [Evidence IEA]; GO_function: GO:0003674 - molecular_function [Evidence ND]; GO_function: GO:0008233 - peptidase activity [Evidence IEA,IEA]; GO_process: GO:0006623 - protein targeting to vacuole [Evidence IMP] [PMID 12134085]; GO_process: GO:0015031 - protein transport [Evidence IEA]; GO_process: GO:0006508 - proteolysis [Evidence IEA,IEA]; GO_process: GO:0006810 - transport [Evidence IEA]) produces MVVVRVDEESQSLIRGPNGLKVRKRRASCLRFGCYTLLGVFFLAVFNVIFLPRTSISRDWNRLHSIKVSDADVKRTLFQSVNASSIRDWSYKYTQEPHLAGTNYGLVEWTRDKFEEYGIPAEIVSYDIYLNYPRDHAVKLLNEDGSVQFSASLEEAVIEEDPTTSREDRVPTFHGYSASGNVTGQLIYVNYGTREDYDQLIAKGVDFKGKIVIARYGGIFRGLKVKFAQDLGAIGALLYSDPGDDGGITIKNGYEAYPNGPARHPSSVQRGSVQFLSLGPGDPTTPGWASKPDSKRVDPYDTIPSIPSIPISYEDALPLLKAINGKGLKGSDLGENWVGELTDEFDYSVGPSTLEVNLYNDQDYDIRPTYNVIGKIEGIISDEAIVIGNHRDAWIAGGAGDPNSGSAALIELAKAFGELKKIGWKPSRTIILGSWDGEEYGLLGSTEWGEDNAEYLQHHVIAYLNVDVAFSGSRFGASASPLLDNVLIDVTKQVPAPSGNGTLYDLWYSQNGARISSLGSGSDYTVFQDYLGIPSVDFGFGGGKGDPVYQYHSNYDSFYWMDKFGDKDFAHHSVMVKAWGLLTLTLSETELIPFKLASYAKLLDTYLEKTESQLPKEIFDDGDDEYDDDDDFDFDFSEEMSVDMAVAIANADSSALASVNPVSSTDVSDTEVDAQQIFTRPKHRKPKHPKRKLHKEARKAFEKLRKEVDKFKTRARKYDAYTERLQEEFTQDYAWFYSYKKLILLVKIKVANIKLAQIEQLFTYDKGLDNGRSWFKHVVFAPGINTGYAGALLPGLTEAIDARDPSAILKWATIIRASVTSVNALVSK; encoded by the coding sequence ATGGTGGTTGTACGTGTGGACGAAGAGTCGCAATCGCTGATTCGCGGGCCGAACGGGCTGAAAGTCCGTAAGAGACGGGCCAGTTGCTTGAGATTTGGCTGCTACACTCTTTTAGGAGTGTTCTTTTTGGCGGTGTTTAATGTTATTTTCTTGCCTCGAACTTCCATTAGTAGGGATTGGAACCGATTGCATTCGATTAAAGTATCGGATGCAGACGTAAAACGCACGTTATTTCAGTCTGTCAATGCTTCTAGCATTCGTGACTGGAGTTATAAGTATACTCAGGAACCTCATCTCGCCGGTACTAATTATGGCTTGGTTGAGTGGACTAGAGATAAGTTTGAAGAGTATGGCATTCCTGCTGAGATTGTTTCATACGATATCTACTTGAACTATCCTAGAGACCATGCGGTCAAGCTGTTGAATGAAGATGGATCTGTACAATTCTCTGCCAGTCTTGAAGAGGCGGTTATTGAGGAAGATCCTACTACTAGCCGTGAGGACCGAGTCCCTACCTTCCATGGATACAGTGCTTCAGGTAATGTAACTGGTCAGCTTATTTATGTCAATTACGGCACTAGAGAGGACTATGACCAACTTATTGCCAAGGGTGTTGATTTCAAGGGTAAGATTGTCATTGCTAGATATGGCGGCATCTTCCGTGGCTTGAAAGTCAAGTTTGCTCAAGATTTGGGTGCTATTGGAGCCTTGCTTTACTCTGATCctggtgatgatggtggaATTACTATCAAGAACGGTTACGAAGCATACCCTAATGGTCCAGCTCGTCACCCCTCGTCTGTTCAAAGAGGCAGTGTTCAGTTTTTGTCGCTCGGTCCTGGTGATCCAACTACGCCTGGTTGGGCTAGTAAACCTGATTCCAAGCGAGTTGATCCATATGACACTATCCCTAGTATCCCCAGTATTCCTATCAGTTACGAGGATGCTTTGCCATTGCTCAAGGCTATCAATGGCAAGGGTCTTAAGGGATCTGATCTTGGTGAGAACTGGGTCGGTGAGCTCACTGACGAATTTGACTACTCCGTTGGTCCTTCTACACTCGAAGTCAATCTTTACAATGACCAAGATTACGATATTAGACCAACTTATAACGTTATTGGAAAGATTGAAGGTATTATTAGCGATGAAGCCATTGTCATTGGTAACCATCGTGATGCATGGATTGCTGGTGGAGCAGGTGACCCCaattctggttctgctgctcTGATTGAGCTTGCCAAGGCTTTTGGtgagttgaagaagatcgGTTGGAAGCCTTCTAGAACCATTATTTTGGGTTCTTGGGATGGTGAAGAGTATGGTTTGCTCGGATCTACTGAATGGGGTGAAGACAATGCCGAATACTTACAGCACCATGTTATTGCTTACCTCAATGTCGATGTTGCTTTCAGTGGAAGCAGATTTGGTGCTAGTGCATCCCCATTACTGGACAATGTTCTTATAGATGTCACTAAACAAGTGCCTGCTCCATCTGGTAACGGTACTTTGTATGACTTGTGGTACTCTCAAAACGGTGCTCGCATTTCAAGTCTTGGTTCTGGTAGTGACTACACTGTATTCCAAGACTATCTTGGCATTCCATCTGTCGATTTTGGATTCGGTGGTGGCAAGGGTGACCCTGTATACCAATACCACTCGAACTACGATTCGTTCTATTGGATGGACAAGTTTGGTGACAAGGACTTTGCTCACCACAGTGTCATGGTCAAGGCCTGGGGTCTTCTGACCCTTACTCTTTCCGAGACAGAGCTCATCCCGTTCAAACTTGCTTCCTACGCCAAACTTCTTGATACCTATCTTGAGAAGACCGAATCACAGCTTCCTAAAGAGATCTTTGACGACGGCGATGACGAAtatgacgacgacgacgattttgattttgacttttCTGAAGAGATGAGTGTTGATATGGCCGTGGCTATTGCTAATGCTGACAGCTCGGCTCTTGCATCTGTCAACCCTGTCTCTTCAACCGATGTTTCTGACACTGAAGTTGATGCTCAACAAATCTTCACCAGACCCAAGCACAGAAAGCCTAAACACCCTAAGAGAAAGCTACATAAGGAGGCTAGAAAGGCATTTGAGAAGCTTCGGAAGGAAGTGGACAAGTTCAAGACCAGAGCTAGAAAGTACGATGCCTATACTGAGAGACTCCAAGAGGAGTTCACTCAGGACTACGCCTGGTTCTACAGCTACAAGAAACTGATCTTATTAGTCAAGATCAAGGTTGCCAACATCAAGCTGGCTCAAATCGAGCAGCTCTTTACCTATGACAAGGGTCTTGATAACGGCCGTTCGTGGTTCAAGCACGTTGTCTTCGCTCCTGGCATCAACACCGGTTACGCCGGTGCCCTCCTCCCCGGTCTCACCGAGGCCATTGATGCTCGCGACCCCTCCGCGATCCTCAAATGGGCTACTATCATTCGCGCAAGCGTCACCTCAGTCAACGCTCTCGTTTCCAAGTAG
- the slx4 gene encoding structure-specific endonuclease subunit, which produces MEDVVLVSSTGIDTSSPNSLSNNSPVHSRLTRTISKFAFEGSVSNITTTTTTTTKTGSFVSSAVELETLDAQHVTITTTVSKELTVNHSPQASKEKKKKRKKSATTKSSETSKKSVVKKTRKPKEKVPATLNERMVAIFEKSALITVPDEYRGNVDPSHHGIDITRNDSNGYYINNNDRSENNDNKDENKNSYYNETNDKSQQDDRMAASISSTIARHDISANNRPFNFGCDIQLNDPDYDNARLLSGKPGKVRALRRNRQNQEKQDRASGQSKRLKPSYQLEAVPKPQIPADFLVSVEEGCQNIKQLKLIFPDTPKPKRHCSSQRNNSAETISPVRNRTSFNREKRGSESLTMFDLASRIPSDILSQEMRMLDSRSEKENIFDEEVPEAGDTDSDESPEIAVSTSSKLAAVSVLTPNRSLVSGSGKSITNSRAEFDDGVQVLTKNVHPRRVLTPLLNSEVRSQSDPFVASRSGDDRTSQNAISLPRSKRQDSNTEKNSFVEIYEISDSENDYGSPLVLSQQRPTNLLCNSPIRQLSAATIITISSSPIHNETGPSKPDKLNSIDTFDEFHSSSPPRASLSISSARRLTLEPDKISDRLANSTDDSYSFNSVDEVPQSPGYADSENLLEYAPYIMTVGEPYKDIISGSPPNRCSQPISIPSSSISTFSSFGSQDDTANSNVPITDIHSEPQTTDFVDPTPLTDKTADELPPRTENVDYKSIYEAMPLDELRRTVDKYGFKPRRSRQAMIELLLSCHTDTTDIPSIAAVSQPSTSMPNSDSDMRSKLFTRISTQIRTNPLAKPWWTKMLLYEPLPLESFQRFLQQTLSIDLDLELVRSWCDHCGVCTRASDPTHSDTPSSQTSETEV; this is translated from the coding sequence ATGGAGGATGTGGTTCTTGTGTCCAGTACAGGTATAGACACCTCCTCCCCAAATTCGCTGAGCAACAACTCGCCTGTTCATTCAAGGTTGACCAGGACTATCTCCAAATTTGCCTTCGAAGGGTCAGTCAGTAATAtcactactaccactactaccactaccaagACTGGTTCTTTTGTGTCAAGTGCTGTCGAACTCGAAACTCTGGATGCCCAACATGTCACTATAACTACTACTGTGTCTAAAGAGCTGACCGTGAATCACTCACCGCAGGCTTccaaggagaagaagaagaagcgaAAGAAGAGCGCTACTACTAAATCTTCTGAAACCAGCAAAAAGAGTGTTGTGAAAAAGACACGAaaaccaaaagaaaaagtgCCAGCTACGCTTAATGAACGAATGGTCgctatttttgaaaagtctGCACTTATAACAGTACCTGATGAGTACCGTGGTAATGTTGATCCATCTCATCATGGGATTGATATAACAAGAAATGATTCTAACGGCTATTACATTAACAATAACGACCGTAGCGAAAATAACGACAATAAAGAcgagaacaaaaatagTTATTATAATGAGACTAACGACAAAAGTCAACAAGATGACAGAATGGCTGCTAGTATAAGTAGCACTATAGCACGACATGACATCAGTGCAAATAATAGACCATTTAATTTTGGCTGTGATATCCAACTGAACGATCCAGACTACGATAATGCTAGATTACTTTCTGGAAAACCAGGAAAAGTCAGGGCTTTGCGTAGAAACCGTCAGAATCAGGAAAAACAAGACAGAGCTTCCGGACAGAGCAAAAGACTTAAGCCATCATATCAGTTAGAGGCGGTTCCTAAACCCCAAATTCCTGCTGACTTCCTTGTTTCTGTGGAAGAAGGTTGTCAGAATATCAAGCAACTGAAATTAATATTCCCAGACACACCAAAACCGAAGAGACACTGTTCCAGCCAGAGAAACAATTCTGCTGAAACAATATCACCTGTCAGAAATCGTACCTCTTTTAATAGAGAAAAAAGAGGTAGCGAAAGTCTAACTATGTTTGATCTGGCATCGAGAATCCCATCGGATATCTTATCTCAGGAAATGCGAATGTTGGACAGTCGAAGTGAGAAGGAAAACAtttttgatgaagaagtgcCCGAGGCTGGTGATACAGACTCTGATGAGAGTCCTGAAATTGCAGTATCTACTTCAAGTAAGCTAGCTGCAGTTTCTGTATTAACGCCCAATAGATCGTTGGTCTCTGGATCTGGTAAGAGTATCACAAATAGTCGTGCTGAATTTGATGACGGTGTACAAGTTCTTACTAAAAATGTGCATCCGAGAAGGGTGCTGACTCCACTACTCAATTCAGAAGTGAGATCCCAATCTGACCCTTTTGTTGCATCTCGAAGCGGTGATGACAGGACTAGTCAAAACGCTATATCTTTACCTCGCTCCAAACGACAAGACAGTAAcacagaaaaaaattcattTGTAGAGATCTATGAAATCTCCGATTCTGAGAATGACTATGGGTCTCCACTAGTGTTGAGCCAACAACGACCTACGAATCTACTGTGTAACAGTCCAATTAGACaattatcagcagcaactaTTATCACAATTTCATCGTCACCGATTCATAATGAAACTGGACCATCCAAACCAGACAAGTTAAATTCAATTGACACGTTTGATGAATTTCACTCTTCGTCTCCTCCCAGAGCTTCTCTCAGCATATCTTCGGCAAGACGCCTTACTCTGGAACCAGATAAGATTTCTGATAGACTTGCAAACAGCACTGATGACAGTTATTCATTTAACAGTGTTGACGAGGTGCCTCAATCGCCGGGATATGCTGATAGTGAAAACCTTCTCGAATATGCTCCTTATATCATGACAGTTGGTGAACCGTATAAAGACATTATTTCCGGTTCCCCTCCTAACAGATGTTCCCAACCTATCTCAATCCCATCATCATCTATCTCTACATTCTCTAGTTTTGGGAGTCAAGATGATACTGCAAACAGCAATGTTCCTATTACAGATATTCACAGTGAACCACAAACCACGGACTTCGTTGATCCAACTCCTCTGACCGATAAAACTGCTGATGAACTGCCACCTCGTACTGAGAATGTCGACTACAAGTCCATCTACGAAGCGATGCCACTGGACGAGTTGAGACGGACAGTTGACAAGTACGGATTCAAGCCACGAAGAAGTCGTCAGGCCATGATCGAGTTGCTATTAAGCTGTCATACGGATACCACCGATATCCCTTCCATCGCAGCTGTCTCACAACCATCCACATCCATGCCGAACTCAGACTCTGACATGCGGTCCAAACTATTCACACGCATATCAACACAAATCAGGACCAACCCCCTGGCCAAACCATGGTGGACTAAAATGCTTCTCTACGAACCACTCCCACTCGAATCGTTCCAACGATTTCTGCAGCAAACACTCTCCATCGACCTCGACCTCGAACTTGTCCGCTCCTGGTGCGACCACTGCGGAGTCTGTACTCGAGCATCTGACCCTACTCACTCAGACACGCCATCCAGTCAGACCTCTGAGACCGAGGtctaa